The following nucleotide sequence is from Thermodesulfobacteriota bacterium.
TTTTCTATCAGCCACATTACCCGATGTTGTATCAACCTCCGCTACGGTAATTCTCTCGCATCCCCATACCAAGACGCCGTCACTTACCATCGATACTTTCTCCGGCATCGCAGCGCTTATCTCGCCAATAGATTCTTTTACATAGATTCTAGCTTTCTTATCCGTTTCAGTGTCATATAATCGCACGGTTTTCGTTATACAGAACCCGCCCGGTTTCCAATGCTGCAGGATTGATGTAACCCCAAAACTCCTTAAACGAATCCTCTGTGCCAAGAGATTTCGCGAACCATCGCCTGTTGTTTTAAAATCCTTAACTGCATGCTTGTTACCAACCAGTATTGCCACCGGCCTCTCACCACTTATCTTTACTACTTCCTGCTCCATCCACGCATCTTTGCTCATCGGAATGGAACTTGGTGGATTAATTGCGTAAATGGAAAGGCATTTGCCTTGTTTAATGCTCTCACTAAAGCTTACAAGCATTTCCCGATAACTATCATGGTCTATCACTGTATCAATCTGAATATCAGATATTGATACTTCGCCCACCATAGCGCTATCTAAAACTTCCTGCTGATCTGATGCTATTTCAAGACCTACATTTAGACATTGTCCATCTGCGATATATTGAGTTACCTTCTCAGAGAAAAAATTAACCGATTCATCCTGCCCATAAGACTCACCTAATATAAGAATCTTATTGCTGCCCATTAGTGTGGACAAAGACAAATTGTCGGCCTGTGCATATCCAGGAGTATGAAAACACAGCGATGTTATAAATGCTAATAAAACAAATATAGTTTTATACATAAAGGGATCCAAGTTGTGGCTATGGCCTTTCGATTTTAGAAAGCTCATCGCCGTTAAAGTATAAGTATAAACAGTCCTCGTCAAAACCGTCATCATTATTACAGCGGTATATCCACATCTCTTTACCATCTTCTCCCTCTAGCCTCTTAACTCTATAAGGAACGCCCTCAACATCAAAGGCTTCTATTTTTGTCATCCCAATAAAGAGTCTTCCTTGGGCAAGCTCAATTGTCGTCTTGTATTCTATATATTTATTTGTTGCTGATTGTATATCAGCTGATGAATAAAGACTGGTTGTAGACATCACAACAAAAAACATAATTATTGATAAAAATAATTTTGCCATTTCATTTGCTCCTCCTAAGATTCTCGTACAAAAAATCATTAATTTTACGAACAAGGAATAGCTGAAAAATATATATAAGAATTGTTAAGATTTGGTTAAGAATTTTTGGTAATCTTTATTCGAAGCACTAAACAATAATGAATAATTTAAGCTACTTACCTTTCCAGACTGGTTCTCTTTTTTCAAGAAATGCATCAATGCCTTCCTCTGCGTCACGCGCCATCATGTTCTCAACCATAACTTTGCTGCAGTATTTATATGCGCTTTCTAAATCTTTATCTAGCTGTTCATAAAAAGCCTTTTTGCCTATTTTAAGTGTAAGCGGGGATTTAGATGCGATCTTTTGTGCCAATTCAACTGCTTCTTCATCTAGCCTATCCAGAGCCACTACGCTGTTTATAAGACCCATCTCATAAGCTCTTTGGGCAGATATAAAGTCACCAGTTAAAAGCATCTCCATTGCATGTTTTCTTGAAACATTACGTGATAGTCCAACCATTGGGGTGGAGCAGAAAAGTCCTATATTCACTCCAGGTGTTGCAAACCTTGCGCCCTCTTCAGCTACTGCCAGATCACATGTAGAAACCAGCTGACATCCAGCCGCAGTGGCAATGCCGTGTACTTTAGCAATCACGGGTTTAGGGCAATTTATGATAGACATCATCATTGCATAACTTGTAGCAAACGTTTTCTCGTAAAAAGATTTCTGCGGGTTAGCGCGCAAGTCCTTCATATCATGTCCGGCGCAAAATCCATTGCCAGAGCCAGACAAGATTACAACCTTGATAGATGCATCATCAGATATTTCTTTAATTTCTTGGGTAAGAGCTTCCATACATGCAATAGATAGTGCATTGTAAGCCCTGGGTCTATTTAGTATGAGGTTAGACACACCGTTATCATCATCTCTTAAAACCAAAGGTCCTGTGTTTTCTTTAGCTAATTCCATAATATTTCCGATAGTATAAGTAGTTCTATTATATTGGAAATTATATGGTTGTAAATGGATGGAAATTACTGCAGAGGGCTTTAGATTAAATATTTTTTACGCTATCAGTGAGAATACTAACGATATCATCTCTTACATCCGCAATGCCGCCTTCAACAATTAGCTTTTCCTCGGAGCTGCCTTTTTTATACTTAAGCTCTCCTGTGTGAAGAGTGGTTATGAATGGTACGTGACCTGGGAGAATACCAAATTCTCCTATTTCTCCAGGTGCTACTACTTCGTCCACTTGCTCATCCACTACAAGCTCTGTTGGTGTAATAACTTTAAGATGTATACCGTCAGCCAATGTCATTCTCTCCTAACGAATATTAAAAGGGAGCATGTCTGCTCCCCTCTTTCAATTTTTATGAGGCAATTTCTTTTGCTTTTTCTTGTACTTCGTCGAGGTTTCCTACCATGTAGAAAGCCTGCTCAGGAATATCATCCATACTTCCTGAGATAACTTCTTTAAATGCTTCAATCGTATCTTTAATAGGCACATATTTACCAGGGGTTCCAGTAAACTGTTCAGCTACGTGGAACGGCTGTGATAAGAATCTTTGTACCTTTCTGGCTCTTGCCACAACTAGCTTATCCTCTTCTGAAAGCTCATCCATACCTAGGATAGCAATAATCTCTTGAAGCTGTTTGTAGCGCTGAAGCACTTCTTGCACCTCTCTGGCCACTTCATAGTGCTCTTGTCCAACAATCTGAGGATCAAGAATACGGGATGTAGAATCAAGCGGATCCACAGCCGGGTAGATTCCAAGCTCAGTTAACTGACGGGAAAGTACGATGGTACCGTCTAAGTGAGCAAATGTTGTAGCAGGCGCAGGGTCAGTTAAGTCATCCGCAGGAACATAAATAGCCTGTACAGATGTAATAGAACCTTTTACTGTGGAAGTAATTCTCTCTTGAAGCTCACCAAGGTCAGTAGCAAGTGTCGGCTGATAACCCACAGCTGATGGAATACGTCCAAGTAGCGCTGATACCTCAGATCCAGCCTGTGTGAATCTAAAGATGTTATCAATAAAGAGTAGCACGTCCTGTCCTTCTTCATCACGGAAATACTCAGCTAGTGTAAGAGCAGTTAGAGCAACCCTAGCTCTAGCTCCAGGTGGCTCGTTCATCTGTCCAAAAACAAGACCTGTGTTGTCGATAACGCC
It contains:
- a CDS encoding enoyl-CoA hydratase, with protein sequence MELAKENTGPLVLRDDDNGVSNLILNRPRAYNALSIACMEALTQEIKEISDDASIKVVILSGSGNGFCAGHDMKDLRANPQKSFYEKTFATSYAMMMSIINCPKPVIAKVHGIATAAGCQLVSTCDLAVAEEGARFATPGVNIGLFCSTPMVGLSRNVSRKHAMEMLLTGDFISAQRAYEMGLINSVVALDRLDEEAVELAQKIASKSPLTLKIGKKAFYEQLDKDLESAYKYCSKVMVENMMARDAEEGIDAFLEKREPVWKGK
- the atpD gene encoding F0F1 ATP synthase subunit beta produces the protein MDTNTTSNNMGKVVQVMGPVIDVEFKDSELPPIYTALKLTNKLLSDQEWNLIVEVAQQLGGNRVRCIAMDSTEGIKRGEDALNTGEGITVPVGKEALGRMVNVVGEPIDEAGPVATQMRWPIHREAPKFVEQSTKLELFETGIKVIDLIAPFLKGGKIGLFGGAGVGKTVLLMELIHNVAKEYGGVSVFGGVGERTREGNDLWHEMKDSGVIDNTGLVFGQMNEPPGARARVALTALTLAEYFRDEEGQDVLLFIDNIFRFTQAGSEVSALLGRIPSAVGYQPTLATDLGELQERITSTVKGSITSVQAIYVPADDLTDPAPATTFAHLDGTIVLSRQLTELGIYPAVDPLDSTSRILDPQIVGQEHYEVAREVQEVLQRYKQLQEIIAILGMDELSEEDKLVVARARKVQRFLSQPFHVAEQFTGTPGKYVPIKDTIEAFKEVISGSMDDIPEQAFYMVGNLDEVQEKAKEIAS
- the atpC gene encoding ATP synthase F1 subunit epsilon, producing the protein MADGIHLKVITPTELVVDEQVDEVVAPGEIGEFGILPGHVPFITTLHTGELKYKKGSSEEKLIVEGGIADVRDDIVSILTDSVKNI